Within Thermogemmatispora onikobensis, the genomic segment TTAGCCGCCGGCCCGTTTGGCGCGGTAGCCGAGCTGTTGCAGGTGCGCCAGGATCTTGTCGCGGTGATCTCCCTGAATTTCGATGGTGCCGTCCTTGACGGTTCCCCCGGCTCCGCAGAGGCGCTTGAGGTCGCGGGCGAGCGTCTCTAGCCCGGCCTGACTGACGGGCAGGCCACGGATCACGGTGACCGTTTTGCCGCCGCGCTGGGCCCGTTCGCGACTGACATGGACGCCTCCGCCGCTGGGAGCGCTGGTCGAGGCTGCCTGGTTCCCGCTCTCGCAGCGGCACTGGCGATAGGGCTGGTGGCAGACGGGACAATGGGTGACTCGTCCGCCGTCGGTGCTGTAGACGAGACGATCTGGCATGGCTCTTTACTCTTCCTTTCTTGTCTGGTCTTACTGACTCGCTGCTGTTTCTGGGGGGCCTCTCAGGCGGCGGTGCGTCGTCCCTTGCAGGGATGGGCGGGCTGGGCCGGAACGCGGGGGGCACGACGCTGGCGCAGGTGGGCGATGAGGGAGGCGCCGGCATAGCAGCAGGTGGCCAGGGTGGCGATGCAGAAGCTGGCTGGCAGGCGCTGGCCTGGTCCCAGGAAGGCGATGAGCAGTCCGCCCCAGGTGCAGCCCAGGCCCAGGAGGGTGGCCAGCAGGAGGGCGCCCACTGGTGAGGAACTCAGGCGCCCGGCGGCGGCGGCTGGGGCGACCAGGAGGGCGAAGACGAGCAGGACGCCGATGACGAGCACGGAGATGGCTGTGGCCAGCGCGAGGAGCAGCAGGAACAGGACGGAGAGCAGGCGCACAGGAACGCCTCGCGCCGCAGCGACCTCGGGATCAATGGAGGCAAAGAGCAGCGGTCGGTAGAGGATGAGCAGGGCCAGGCTACACCCGAGGGTACAGGCCAGGCTGAGCCAGACGTCCTCACGGCTGACGCTGAGGATGGAGCCGAAGAGAATGCCGACCCCAGCGCTGGCATGGCTACCGCTGCTGGATGCGTAGAGGCTGAGAAAGAGAACTCCCAGTCCCAGGGCAAAGGAGAGCACCATGCCGATCTCGATGTCGCGTCCGCGCAGGCGCTCCCCCAGCAGGCCAATGATGAAGGCCGCCAGCAGGCTGAGGACGAGCATGCCGGGCAGGGGACTGAGGCCGAGCAGGGCGGCCCCTGTGGCTCCTGTGAAGCCGATGTCTGTCAGCGCCTCACCGGCGAAGGTTTGGGCTCGCAGGATGAGGAAATAGCCAACCAGAGCGGCGGCAATGGCGACGCAGCCGCCGGCCAGGAAGGCGTTCTGGATAAATTCATGCTGCCAGAGCGTGACAATGTTCATGTTCTTGATGCTCCTCTCTCTTGGCGCTGGTGCCTTGCGTTACCGCGCGCTGGCCTGCTGTGAGAGGCCCGCGCCGGGGGCCGGGGCCGATAACGAGTCAGGCCGCAGCCGCCGTCGCTGCCAGCGCGGGGCGATGAGGCGCACGGGGAGATAGATGATGAAGGAGAGGAAGGCGATGAAGAAGCTGACGGGAATGGTGCCGCTGAGCACAGCCAGGAGGATGCCCAGCCAGGTGTAGAGCAGCCCCAGGAGGATGGCCAGCAGGATGACCGCCCCCGGTCGCAGGGCCAGTCGCCCGGCAGTGGCCACCGGGCCGACGAGCAGGGTGAAAACGAGCAGTGCGCCGACGATCTGGACGGCGATGGCGATGGCCAGGGCCACGAGTACAAGGAAGACGACTGCGAGCAGGCGTACGGGAACGCCGCGCGCTTCAGCAACTTCGGGGTCGTAGGAGCTAAAGAGGAGGGGTCGAAAGAGCAGCAGGATGCTGACCAGGATCAGCAGGCTTACGCCAAAACTGAGCAGGACGTCGAGACGGCTGATGCCGAGGATGGTGCCAAAGAGGATACTGTAGACGCGCTCGGCGTAGCCGCTGTAGAGGGAGAGGAAGAGCAGGCCCAGGGCGAGGGCAAAGGCCATGAGGATGCCGATGGCCAGGTCGCGCTCGCGCAGGTTGCGCCCGAGCAGGCCAATGCCGATGGCTGCCCCAATGGTGAAGGCGAGCAGGCCCAGAAGCGGGTCGAGACCGAGCAGAACAGCGCCAGCGGCTCCCGCGAAGCCGATGTTGGGCAGGGCGTGACCGGCAAAGGTCAGGCCGCGCAGCAGCAGAAAGTAGCCGGTGACGGCAGCTACAATGGCGATGCAGGTCCCGGCGAGAAAAGCATTTTGGATGAAAGGATAGCTCAATAGACTGACCATGACGCTTCCACTCCTTCTGTCCTTAGTTCCTCCGCTTGTGCTTGCTGCGTGCTGGCCGCTGGCTTAAATGTCAACGCCGACGACAAAGAGCCGCCCCAGGGCCTCGACGACTTCGACGGGGGCACCATAGAGGGCGCTCAGGGTGGCGCTGGTGATGACCTGCTCCGGTTTACCGATGGCGGCATGCCCGCGCGCCAGATAGAGGACGCGGTCGATAACCGGCAGCAGGGGATTGACGTCGTGAGAGACGAGTAAGACGGTCATGCCGCGCGTGCGACAGAGCCGGGCGATGAGGGCGATGATCTCCTGCTCGTGGCTGAGGTCGAGGTTGGAAAGGGGTTCGTCGAGCAGGAGCAGGCGCGGCTGACTGAGCAGGGCCTGGGCGATGAGCAGGCGCTGCTGCTCGCCGCCCGATAGGTAGGCCACGGGCATGTCGGCCAGCTCGCGGGCGTCGACCTCGGCCAGGGCTTCCTCGATGATGGCCTGACGCCTGCGCCCGCCGGAGGTGAGCCAGCCCGGCCCCCAGCGGTGGCCGTCGAGGCCGAAGCCGACGAGGTCACGTGCGCGCAGACTGAGGGCCCCCTCAAGCGTGCGGTGCTGGGGGGCGTAGCCAATGAGCCGGTTGCCGCGGCGCGGCGCCTGCCCAAAGAGGCGGACGCTGCCCGCATTGGGCCGGACCAGCCCGAGCAACACCTTGAGGAGGGTACTTTTGCCGGCCCCGTTCGGCCCCAGCACCGCAATGAATTCGCCCGGGCTGATGCTAAAGCTGACCTCCTGCAGAATGCTTCTCCCTCCCAGGCAGACACTGACCCTCTCCAGTTCGATGACGGGTCCGAGGATCATCTCCTGACTCTCCCTCCCTCTTGAGGAAGAGGCCTGCGGCGCCAGGCCAGGACGCTGGTCGTACTGAGTGCTGCTCACTGTGCGCTCCTTTCCTGTTCTATTCCACTTTGCCTGATCCACTGCTGACTCCGGCGCTCCGGCCATGAGCCGAGATGGGCCGGGCTCATGACGGCTCGCCCGCTCGCTTAAGCCGCCTGGGCCTTCTGCAGAGCTGTCTCCAGGGCATTGAGCTGGTCAAGCATCCACGTCTGATACGTTTTGCCTGGCGGCATGGTCTCGCTCACCGGAACTACGGGAATCTGATGCGCCAGAGCTTCGCTGCGCACCTTTGTCGTGATGGCCGTGGCGGTCTGTTCATTATAAATCAAAACTCTGATGCGATGCTGCTGGATCTGGCTCTCGACGGTGACAACGCTGCTGGCCGGGGGATCGTTGCCTTCGGCGATGGCCTTCTGAAAGTCAATGGGGGTGAGGACGTTGAGGCCCATGAGTGTGGTCTGATAGAGAAAGATGGTTTCGGTGAGGCCGATCGGGGTGCCAGCGTAGCGCGCTTTGATTTCGGCAAGTTTGTTGGTGATCTGCTCGAGCGAGCTGAGGAACTGCTGCAGGTTCTGCTTGTAGTCGCTGGCGTGGGGCGGATCAAGCTGCTGCAGGGCTTGGGCAATGGCGCGCGCGATGGCGGCGATGTCAGTAGGACTGTACCAGACATGCTCGTTATCTTCTAACTTGATGGGCGCCAGCTCGTAGCCCTTGAGGACGATGCGCCCTTGTTGGGGCGCTGCCGCCAGCAGATGATCGATCCAGCTGTCGTAGCCGCCGCCGTTGGCAATGACGAGCCTGGCCTGTGCCACGGCTACGGCGTTCTGAACGTTGCTTTCGTATTCATGCGGGTCGATATTGGGATCGCTGAGAATGCTGGTGACGGTGACATGATCACCGCCAAGCTGGCGCGCAATATCCCCGTAGAAGTTCTCCGCCGCTACGACGGCGAGCTTGCCCGCGCTGTCCCCGCTGCTGCCGCTGAGGGTGCCTGCGCTGCAGGCGCTCCCCAACAGGCTGATGAGTAGAAATAGTCCGACGGCGAGCAAAAAGCGCGCCGCGCGGCTCCTGGTCTGATGCATGCCGCTTGCTCCTCCCTCACCACAAGCCCTCGGCGAGCTTGCGGCGTTATTGATACAGCATCTCTCTTACTGAGGAGCATACCACAATGAAGAGATTGCTGTCAATGAGATAGTGTCTCAACAAGCGGGCGCTGTGGCGGGAGAGGCGGCGGAGCAGGTGGGCGAGAGCTGCTGCGCCAGCGCCAGTGCCAGCGCCAGGGCGGCCTTGCTCTGCTGGGGGCCAGGCTTGCTTCTCGACAGCGCCGGCTGGTGTAGCGTATCATGAGGCCGTGGCCGAGAGCGATCCTGTCCTGTCCGGCCCGGCCCTGCCCTGGGCGCTGTTCCTGACGGGGGGAGCGGGGGTCTGTCTGGCGAGAGGCGCGCAGGGGCTGGACTGCTCGGCCAGGTTGCTACATTGGAGAGGAAGCGAAAGCGAGTCATGTTCATTGTTGATGCGCATCAAGACATTGCCTACAATGCTCTGGAGTGGGGGCGTGATCTGCGGCGGTCGGTGGCCGAGACGCGGGCGCTGGAGGCACGCGAGCACCCCGATTACTGTCGCGAGGATGCCCAGGGGGGCATCTGCATGGTGGGCTTGCCGGAGCTGCGTCGTGGCGGCGTCGCTATTGTCTTCGGTACCCTCTTCGCCTATCCCCTGGTGGGGGTGGGCAAAGGCGTTAATCCGCGCTATCGGCTCACCCAGAGCTATCGTGATCCAGATGGAGCCTGGCGGGTGGCGCGTGAGCAACTGGACTACTATCGCCGGCTGGCGCAGGAGGCCGGGGTCTGGTTGCTGCTCACTCAGGAGGATCTGGAGCGCTTCATTGGGGCCTGGTCGCAGAGCAATGGGGCTGATCCGCAGCGTCCCTTTGGTATTGTGCCGTTGATGGAGGGAGCCGATGCGGTGCGCCGGCCCGAGGAGGCGGAGGACTGGTTTGCGGCGGGTCTGCGTGTGTTGGGTCTGGCCTGGGCGCATGGCTCGCGCTACTGCGGCGGCAATGGGCGGCCTGGCCCTTTGACGCCGGAAGGGCGCCGCCTCTTGCACCACATGCAGCGCGTCGGGCTGGTGCTCGATACTAGCCATCTGGCCGAAGAGAGCTTCTGGCAGGCTTTGGAGCAGTTCGAGGGGACGGTCATTGCCAGCCATAGCAACTGCCGCGCTTTGGTCGATAGCCCGCGCCATCTCAGCGATGCCATGATTCGCGCTATTGCGGAGCGCGGCGGCGTCATTGGCATTGCGCCGATCAATCCGTTCCTCTACACGCACTGGAAGCGCAGCCAGCCTTTTGCGGTCTCGCTGCGCCGCGTGGTGGAGCATATCGATCATGTCTGTCAGTTGACGGGCAGCGCCAACCATGTGGGGATCGGCAGCGATCTCGATGGTGGCTTGGGGCGCGATGAGGCGCCGGAGGAGCTGGAGACGGTGGCCGATTTTCCTCGCCTGGCGGAAGCGCTGGCGGCGGCTGGCTATGCCCAGGAGGATGTTGTGCGCATTATGGGCGGCAATTGGTTGCGCTTGCTGGAGCGCGTCTTGCCTCGGGCTGCTGATGCTCAGTTGCAGCCGACTGATAAAGGATAATGGTGATGGCTCTGCTTGTTGAATAGAGGAGAGACCTTGATGGGTGATCCGTTCGTCCCGGATGAAGAGCGCCTGAAGCGCTTTCAAGATTGGGGCCTGGTCAGGTACTACCATTTGCGTCCTCCTTATCCGCCGGAGACCTTCGCGATCCTCAGCGAGTTGATCGTGGATGAGCCGCGCGCGGTGCTTGATCTGGGCTGCGGCATTGGGAATCTCGCTCGCCCGCTGGCAGCCCTGGCCGCGGTGGAGCGCGTCGATGCGGTCGATGTCTCGCTGGCCATGTTGGAGCGGGCCAGGGAGCTGCCGGGCGGCGATGCGCCGGCGATTCGCTGGTTGTATGGGCGGGCGGAAGATGTGGTCCTGGCGCCGCCCTATGCGCTGGTGACGGCGGGCATGTGTCTCCATTTGATGGATTGGGGGCGGGTCCTGCCTCGTCTGGCGCGGGCGCTGACGCCGCGGGGCCTGCTGGCGGTTCTCGATCTGCAGCAGCTTTTGCCCTGGCGGCAGGAGTACCGCCAGATTCGCCGGCGTTTTGCCAGTCCGCCGTCCTGGCCGGAGCTGCCTCTGGTTGCTGAGATGGAGAAGCGCGGGCTATTTCGTCTGCTTGGTGAGCGCCAGACGGCGCCGCTGCTGATGCAGCAGACGATTGAGGATCATATTGCCGCTCAGTATGCTTACAGTTCGCTGGCGGGGCTGGATGGCGAGCAGCGGGCCGGTTTTGAGCGGGAGATGCGGGAGCTGCTGGCGCCCTTTGCGCGGGATGGGGTGCTGCGCTTCGAGGTGGTGGCGACGATTGCCTGGGGCCGACCCTGCCCTGGGGACTGAGATGGCCTCTCCCTGCTGTCAGAGGAGTTACGAAAATCTCACAATCTGGTAGAATGCGGTAGAGATTTTTGCAAAATTTGCCGCCGTCCTGTCTTTCACGCTATCATATGACATGGCAAAAAGGCGCGGGGGGGTCCCGGTCTCCCCGCTTCATCCTGGCAAGAAAGGACTCCCTTTTTTCGGGATAGCGTTAGTTTCCTATGCAGACCGAACAAGAGCATCAATCGCAGGTGGGAGGCGTGGGGCCGGCGGCCTCGACGGGTCTGGCGCGTTTTCTGGCGGCCTGTCGCAGGGAGCAGCCGGATGCCACCCCGGTCTGGTTTATGCGCCAGGCCGGGCGCTGCCTTGCCGAGTACCGCGAGCTACGCAAGCGCTACGATATCCTCACGATGGCCAAGACGCCCGAGCTTTGTGCCCAGGTGACGCTGATGCCGGTCGAGCAGCTCGGGGTTGATGCGGCGGTTCTCTATGCTGACATTATGCTGCCGATGGAGGGCATGGGGGTCTCGCTGGAGATCCAGCCGGAGATTGGTCCCATCATTCATCATCCGATTCGTACTATGAGCGATGTGGCGGCCCTGCAGGTGCGCGAGCCGGAGGAGGCCACACCTTTTGTGCTCGAGGCGGTGCGTCTGGTAGGGCGCGAGCTGGAGGGGAAGAAGGCGGTGATTGGCTTCTCGGGGGCGCCTTTTACGCTGGCCTGCTATTTGATCGAGGGGCGCCCGTCGCGCGATTATACCCAGGCCAAGGCGGTGATGTACGGGCAGCCGGCCCTCTGGCATGCCCTGATGGAGAAGCTAACCGAGGTGGTGACGCGCTATCTGCTCGGGCAGATTCGCGCCGGGGTGACGGCGGTCCAGCTCTTCGATAGCTGGGTGGGCGCGCTTGGGCCAGAGGCCTATCGACGCTATGTGCTCCCGTACAGCCAGCGCATCTTTGCGGCGGTCAGGGAGACGGGGACGCCGAGCATTCATTTCGGGACGGGCAACGCTGCGCTCTTGGAGCTGTTGGCCGAGGCGGGGGGCGATGTGATCAGCGTGGACTGGCGGGTCAATCTTGATGCGGCCTGGGAGCGCATTGGCTACGAGCGCGGTATTCAGGGCAATCTTGATCCGGTGCTGCTCCTGGCGCCCTGGGAGATTCTTGAAGAGGGGGCGCGCGATGTGCTGCGTCGGGCGGCTGGTCGGCCCGGTCACATTTTTAATCTGGGGCATGGTGTGCCTGCCGAGGCCGATCCGGCTGTGCTGCGCCGGCTCGTCGATTTTGTACATGAGGAGACGCGCCGCCGCTGATGGGAGGAGCCGGGCCGGGTATTGGCGCCTGGGGTCAGGCATTCAGCGGCCCGTTCCCCGCTGGTTGCGTTCCTGGCTGGCCCGTCGGCTGGCTGGTGAGCATGGCGGCTGGGGAATGCTTGTGGCTCCCGCTCTGGCGGGGCCGAGACCAGGTGAAGAGAGAGCTGAGATCTGGAGATCTGGAGACCTATCTCAAGAGAAGAGAGAGGAATAGACTGCAATGGAGAGCGTCAAGCGTGTCGGCGTGGTCTTGATGACCTATGGTTCGCCGGCCACTCTCGATGACGTTGAGACCTATATGACGAATGTGCGGGGCGGGCGCAAGCCTGAGCCGGATCTGGTTGAGGAGTTCCGGCGCCGTTATGAGCTGATTGGCGGTTCGCCGCTGGTTCAGATTACGCAGCAGCAGGCGGCGGCGCTGGAGGAGGAGCTGAATCGGCGTCATCCGGCTGGGCCGTGCTTTCAGGTGGTGGCGGGGATGCGCTTCTCGCCGCCGTTTGTGGCCGAAGTGGTGCCCGAGGCGGCGGCGGAGGCCCAGGCGCTGATCGGGCTGATCATGTCGCCGCAGTATTCGCCGATCATTATGGGCGGCTACGTGAGGGCGCTCAAGGAGGCGGCGGCGCACCTGGGGCGCTCCGATCTGCTGGTGAAGGTGGCTGAGGACTGGCATCTGCAGCCCGATTTTATCGAGGCGCTGGCGGGGCGGGTGAGCCAGGCCCTGGATCGCTTCCCGCCGGAGGTGCGGGCGCGGGTGCCGGTGCTCTTTACGGCCCATAGTATGCCAAAGCGCGTGGTGGATGGGGAGCCGGGCTACATTGCGGCCCTCAAGGAGACGGCGGCGGCGGTGGCCGAGCGGGTGGGACTGCCAGCGGAGCGCTGGCTCTTCTGCTACCAGAGCGCCGGCCATACGCCGGAGGAGTGGCTGAAGCCGGATTTTGCCGATGTGATGCCGGAGCTGAAGGCGGCGGGCCATACGCATGTTTTGATGGCGCCGGTGCAGTTTCTGGCCGATCATCTGGAGATCCTCTACGATATCGATGTGGGGGCGCGGGAGCAGGCCGAGCAGGCCGGGCTGCAGTTTGCGCGTATTGAGTCTCTGAATGTAGAGCCACACTTTATTGCGGCGCTGGCGTCGGTGGTAGAGGAGACATTGCAGGCGGCGCTCGATGAGCTACCGTCGGCGACGGCTCAGGCTCAGGTGGGTTGAGTGCGCTAGACTGGCTGTGTTGAGTGTGTGAGCCGGGTCGGTGGGGCACCGGAGGCATCGGGGGCATCGGGGCCAGCAGGGCGGCAGACCCGTGTTAGCCCTCTGCCTCTGCTGGTGCTCTCGCTTGACCCGGCTTTTGCGTTCATTTCTTCCTCTGGAGAAGGGATTTTCATGAGTTTTTCTCGTTCAAGCCAGGAAAGCAGCTTGCTATGAAAATGGTAAAGAAGAAGAGAGAAAGATGTTAATAGTATGATGAATGATGGTGTAGCGTGATGCATGAGAGAAGATGGAGATAGTGCAGGATAATACAGGTGAGAACGATAAGAGAAGCAGGCAAGGAAAATGCTGAAAAGGAGTATGAAGAAGGCCAAAGATGCAACGCGGGCATGCTGTCGAAGAAGAGCCGGCTGAGAGGCTGGCTCTGTCGGCGTCAAGGGGTCAAATGTTGCTGGGTCATCCAGGCGGAGACGGGGAACTGATAGAGGGTCCGCGTGCTCACCTGGGTGGCGACGAGCAGGCGACCGTCGGGAGACCAGGCAGGAGCAAAGAGCTGACCTTGCCTGTACGAAGAGGAGAGCTTGTACGATCGGCCTGAGCCGTCGGTAGCTTGCAGGAAGAGATAATCTTCGCTCTCGTAGGTGCCGTGGCGGCAGACCAGCCAGCGGCCACTGGGCGACCAGGCGACTGGTTCACTATCGCTGCTGGGGAGAGGGAGACGGCGTAGCCAGCGGAGCGTTGGCAGGCCACTGGCGCGCTGCACAAGCTGGTAGATAGTGATGGTGCTGGCCTGATCGATCACGGCGAGCTGGGTGCCATCCCAGGACCAGCTCGCAGCTGTGGCGTAGATGGGAACGGGCAGCGGGAGCTGATGACCTTGCAGGTCGCTCAAAAAAAGCCTCTCCTGATTATGAAAAACGATAAGGGCAATCAGTGGATAGCGAGGATTGGCATTGATGAAGAGCGGAATATCAGAAGAGGAGAGAGAGAGACCCAGAGGCGCCTGACTTTGATAGTGCAGGTGACCGGCGCTATCGATGGAGAACCACAGGTAGTGGCTTTCAGCCCGGTCGAGGCAGACCAGACGGTCGCCCGACAACCAGCTGAAGGTGGGACCGGGCGGGTCTAAGTCGCAGAATGCGTCAGCGTTCCATAAGCTGGCAGACTGGCCGTCGGGACGCAGGATTCGCACTTGATGGGTATCTAAAACGGCCAGCCAGTGGCTGCTAGGGGACCAGGCGCTGAAGAGGAAGGAAGAAAGGAGACTGTCGGACCCGAATTGTTGCCACTGTGCCTGAGAAGTATTGCTGCACGATAGTAGTAATAAAGAGAGTAAGACACCAGATAAATAGTATATGAAGATGTCAAGGGACAGGAGGGCCAGCCTCTGACACCTGACTTCTGGGCCAGCAGCTCGCTCCTCAAGAGCAGGGGGAATGGACTGCGAGGAGCGGAAACGCTGCCTGCGCTGCGGGGTGAGCCTGGAGGGCAGGACTCTGTGATTGTTTCTGATCATGCGTAGCCTCCTTATGCTTAACCTTCGGTGCCCCTGACAATGATAAGCGGCGCGATCAGTGGAGAAGCTCCCACTGGGTTAGCGATAGCAAGCTCAACAGTCACTTCTTGCTTGATAAAGGCTTCCGCATCTGAAAGATCATTATAATCACTGGGATAGTAGATTTGAGCGAGCAGGCCGGTAAGCTTGGAGCGAG encodes:
- a CDS encoding metal ABC transporter permease is translated as MNIVTLWQHEFIQNAFLAGGCVAIAAALVGYFLILRAQTFAGEALTDIGFTGATGAALLGLSPLPGMLVLSLLAAFIIGLLGERLRGRDIEIGMVLSFALGLGVLFLSLYASSSGSHASAGVGILFGSILSVSREDVWLSLACTLGCSLALLILYRPLLFASIDPEVAAARGVPVRLLSVLFLLLLALATAISVLVIGVLLVFALLVAPAAAAGRLSSSPVGALLLATLLGLGCTWGGLLIAFLGPGQRLPASFCIATLATCCYAGASLIAHLRQRRAPRVPAQPAHPCKGRRTAA
- a CDS encoding dipeptidase, which translates into the protein MFIVDAHQDIAYNALEWGRDLRRSVAETRALEAREHPDYCREDAQGGICMVGLPELRRGGVAIVFGTLFAYPLVGVGKGVNPRYRLTQSYRDPDGAWRVAREQLDYYRRLAQEAGVWLLLTQEDLERFIGAWSQSNGADPQRPFGIVPLMEGADAVRRPEEAEDWFAAGLRVLGLAWAHGSRYCGGNGRPGPLTPEGRRLLHHMQRVGLVLDTSHLAEESFWQALEQFEGTVIASHSNCRALVDSPRHLSDAMIRAIAERGGVIGIAPINPFLYTHWKRSQPFAVSLRRVVEHIDHVCQLTGSANHVGIGSDLDGGLGRDEAPEELETVADFPRLAEALAAAGYAQEDVVRIMGGNWLRLLERVLPRAADAQLQPTDKG
- a CDS encoding metal ABC transporter permease, encoding MVSLLSYPFIQNAFLAGTCIAIVAAVTGYFLLLRGLTFAGHALPNIGFAGAAGAVLLGLDPLLGLLAFTIGAAIGIGLLGRNLRERDLAIGILMAFALALGLLFLSLYSGYAERVYSILFGTILGISRLDVLLSFGVSLLILVSILLLFRPLLFSSYDPEVAEARGVPVRLLAVVFLVLVALAIAIAVQIVGALLVFTLLVGPVATAGRLALRPGAVILLAILLGLLYTWLGILLAVLSGTIPVSFFIAFLSFIIYLPVRLIAPRWQRRRLRPDSLSAPAPGAGLSQQASAR
- a CDS encoding translation initiation factor, which encodes MPDRLVYSTDGGRVTHCPVCHQPYRQCRCESGNQAASTSAPSGGGVHVSRERAQRGGKTVTVIRGLPVSQAGLETLARDLKRLCGAGGTVKDGTIEIQGDHRDKILAHLQQLGYRAKRAGG
- the hemH gene encoding ferrochelatase gives rise to the protein MESVKRVGVVLMTYGSPATLDDVETYMTNVRGGRKPEPDLVEEFRRRYELIGGSPLVQITQQQAAALEEELNRRHPAGPCFQVVAGMRFSPPFVAEVVPEAAAEAQALIGLIMSPQYSPIIMGGYVRALKEAAAHLGRSDLLVKVAEDWHLQPDFIEALAGRVSQALDRFPPEVRARVPVLFTAHSMPKRVVDGEPGYIAALKETAAAVAERVGLPAERWLFCYQSAGHTPEEWLKPDFADVMPELKAAGHTHVLMAPVQFLADHLEILYDIDVGAREQAEQAGLQFARIESLNVEPHFIAALASVVEETLQAALDELPSATAQAQVG
- a CDS encoding TolB family protein gives rise to the protein MSGDRLVCLDRAESHYLWFSIDSAGHLHYQSQAPLGLSLSSSDIPLFINANPRYPLIALIVFHNQERLFLSDLQGHQLPLPVPIYATAASWSWDGTQLAVIDQASTITIYQLVQRASGLPTLRWLRRLPLPSSDSEPVAWSPSGRWLVCRHGTYESEDYLFLQATDGSGRSYKLSSSYRQGQLFAPAWSPDGRLLVATQVSTRTLYQFPVSAWMTQQHLTP
- the hemE gene encoding uroporphyrinogen decarboxylase, producing MQTEQEHQSQVGGVGPAASTGLARFLAACRREQPDATPVWFMRQAGRCLAEYRELRKRYDILTMAKTPELCAQVTLMPVEQLGVDAAVLYADIMLPMEGMGVSLEIQPEIGPIIHHPIRTMSDVAALQVREPEEATPFVLEAVRLVGRELEGKKAVIGFSGAPFTLACYLIEGRPSRDYTQAKAVMYGQPALWHALMEKLTEVVTRYLLGQIRAGVTAVQLFDSWVGALGPEAYRRYVLPYSQRIFAAVRETGTPSIHFGTGNAALLELLAEAGGDVISVDWRVNLDAAWERIGYERGIQGNLDPVLLLAPWEILEEGARDVLRRAAGRPGHIFNLGHGVPAEADPAVLRRLVDFVHEETRRR
- a CDS encoding metal ABC transporter solute-binding protein, Zn/Mn family; this encodes MHQTRSRAARFLLAVGLFLLISLLGSACSAGTLSGSSGDSAGKLAVVAAENFYGDIARQLGGDHVTVTSILSDPNIDPHEYESNVQNAVAVAQARLVIANGGGYDSWIDHLLAAAPQQGRIVLKGYELAPIKLEDNEHVWYSPTDIAAIARAIAQALQQLDPPHASDYKQNLQQFLSSLEQITNKLAEIKARYAGTPIGLTETIFLYQTTLMGLNVLTPIDFQKAIAEGNDPPASSVVTVESQIQQHRIRVLIYNEQTATAITTKVRSEALAHQIPVVPVSETMPPGKTYQTWMLDQLNALETALQKAQAA
- a CDS encoding metal ABC transporter ATP-binding protein, which encodes MSSTQYDQRPGLAPQASSSRGRESQEMILGPVIELERVSVCLGGRSILQEVSFSISPGEFIAVLGPNGAGKSTLLKVLLGLVRPNAGSVRLFGQAPRRGNRLIGYAPQHRTLEGALSLRARDLVGFGLDGHRWGPGWLTSGGRRRQAIIEEALAEVDARELADMPVAYLSGGEQQRLLIAQALLSQPRLLLLDEPLSNLDLSHEQEIIALIARLCRTRGMTVLLVSHDVNPLLPVIDRVLYLARGHAAIGKPEQVITSATLSALYGAPVEVVEALGRLFVVGVDI
- a CDS encoding class I SAM-dependent methyltransferase — translated: MGDPFVPDEERLKRFQDWGLVRYYHLRPPYPPETFAILSELIVDEPRAVLDLGCGIGNLARPLAALAAVERVDAVDVSLAMLERARELPGGDAPAIRWLYGRAEDVVLAPPYALVTAGMCLHLMDWGRVLPRLARALTPRGLLAVLDLQQLLPWRQEYRQIRRRFASPPSWPELPLVAEMEKRGLFRLLGERQTAPLLMQQTIEDHIAAQYAYSSLAGLDGEQRAGFEREMRELLAPFARDGVLRFEVVATIAWGRPCPGD